In the Larimichthys crocea isolate SSNF chromosome XXI, L_crocea_2.0, whole genome shotgun sequence genome, one interval contains:
- the tmem60 gene encoding transmembrane protein 60: MKMSLAQRVLLSWIFALIFLIMLVLKLDSKIHWNWFLIFLPVWTFDTILILMLIVKMAGRCKPDFDPRDGEQSLKRRLWYLAALLLKLAFCLTLCSRLEKLIDMWVSVVCVPLWVLLGGALVELGHSVFHYRRD; the protein is encoded by the coding sequence ATGAAGATGTCCCTGGCCCAGCGAGTGCTCCTCTCCTGGATCTTCGCCCTGATCTTCCTCATCATGCTCGTCCTCAAGCTGGACTCAAAGATCCACTGGAACTGGTTTCTCATCTTCCTCCCTGTTTGGACTTTTGAcaccatcctcatcctcatgcTCATAGTGAAGATGGCGGGGCGCTGCAAGCCGGACTTTGACCCCAGGGATGGTGAGCAGAGCCTGAAGAGGAGGTTGTGGTACCTGGCAGCCCTGCTGCTGAAGCTGGCTTTCTGTCTGACACTGTGCTCCCGCCTGGAGAAGCTCATCGACATGTGGgtcagtgtggtgtgtgtcccTCTTTGGGTGCTGCTGGGTGGGGCGCTGGTGGAGCTGGGACACAGTGTTTTCCACTACAGGAGGGACTGA